Proteins found in one Gigantopelta aegis isolate Gae_Host chromosome 12, Gae_host_genome, whole genome shotgun sequence genomic segment:
- the LOC121386024 gene encoding uncharacterized protein LOC121386024, with translation MRARRSTVAKNEQTWSLLRGAIQLHSRSKPHGSRFTRDERSGTAHFFRLLKFKFLVTVLVSSIWNSRVPDYKNKDQRAQVWEDLEKILTAQHKIHYNLSFPCLLIDLIYNDISEYVFVLPVNTYFPYGHCFSSRSSSMGTTHKVIWESLIHCHCNALQRTRTKKKSGSGADNSKPWKFLKQMEFLIPIKDIRNSKGHLPEASDEESETDADILQAAMEEADIVSEGDGVDVPEQAVDMVEKRKGSEQGGRKQKKKKVEDNEDPILSLMRKKLERKPESPRIGFFNSIMPRVETLEEDLFQEFQLQTLQLLKNLHAQQTQQGHFSGQSGQSSLSSHDSFTPIPSPLSSSMSSPSPSQSYYPPTALYRSQKTPQRHMSGQSRQSPMPPW, from the exons atgAGAGCTAGGCGGAGTACTGTGGCG AAAAATGAACAGACGTGGTCTCTCTTGCGTGGGGCCATACAACTCCACTCACGCTCCAAGCCTCATGGTTCACGGTTCACGCGTGATGAGAGAAGTGGGACTGCCCACTTTTTTCGATTGTTGAAGTTCAAGTTTCTAGTTACCGTTTTGGTCAGTTCAATATGGAATTCACGTGTGCCTGACTACAAGAACAAAGATCAAAGAGCACAAGTTTGGGAAGACTTGGAAAAGATTCTGACTGCA CAACACAAAATTCATTACAACTTGTCATTTCCATGTCTTTTAATCGATCTCATTTACAATGACATTTCGGAATACGTGTTTGTGTTGCCAGTGAACACTTACTTCCCGTACGGCCATTGCTTCAGCAGTAGGTCGTCCTCCATGG GAACTACCCACAAGGTGATATGGGAATCCCTCATTCACTGTCACTGCAACGCCCTGCAGAGGACAAGGACAAAGAAGAAATCGGGCAGTGGAGCAgacaactccaaaccctggaaGTTCCTGAAGCAAATGGAATTTCTCATTCCTATCAAGGACATTAGAAATTCAAAGGGACACCTGCCCGAGGCGAGTGACGAAGAAAGTGAAACGGACGCCGACATTTTACAAGCTGCTATGGAAGAGGCTGACATTGTGAGTGAGGGTGATGGAGTCGATGTTCCCGAGCAAGCAGTTGATATGGtggagaaaagaaaaggaagtgAGCAAGGAGGaagaaaacagaagaagaagaaggttgAGGACAACGAAGATCCCATTCTGTCCTTGATGAGAAAAAAactggagaggaaacctgaatCTCCGAGGATTGGTTTTTTCAACTCCATCATGCCGCGGGTAGAAACTCTTGAGGAGGATCTATTCCAGGAGTTCCAGCTCCAAACACTACAGCTATTGAAAAACCTTCATGCTCAACAAACTCAACAGGGACATTTCTCTGGGCAATCTGGACAGTCTTCTCTGTCATCCCATGATTCCTTTACCCCAATTCCATCACCCCTCAGCAGTTCCatgtcatcaccatcaccatcacaatCCTATTACCCTCCCACTGCACTCTATCGTAGTCAAAAAACTCCACAACGTCATATGTCTGGGCAATCAAGACAGTCTCCCATGCCACCCTGGTAG